The sequence below is a genomic window from Punica granatum isolate Tunisia-2019 unplaced genomic scaffold, ASM765513v2 Contig00027, whole genome shotgun sequence.
TTGAACGACGAGAGTCTTCCCTTGATCACCATAAGTGACCTTTTCTTGCTCAACCTCATTCTCCTCGTCGTCGTAAGTGTCGTACACCGGCTCATCATTAGCTTCCTCCACTAAGGAAATAATCTTCCGATTCGGGTACTCGGAAGCGATGTGACCAAATCCTCGACACTTAAAGCATTGTTTTGAAATCGTGCTTGAAGTGTTGCGAGAAGTGCCACCTTGTGCGGGTGTAGCCTTGGAAGAAGAAGCCTTACTAGTCGATGATGACTTCGAAGTCGGAGCACTCCCCCGGTTAGAGACCCCGTCTCTTCCCAAGATCTTATGAGTACTCTTCTCCTTAGATTGCTTCTCCACACGAATGGCCAGCTTGCAAACATCCTCGAAAGTCCAATAAGGTTGCAATTGGACCACGTTACGAATCTCGGATCGAAGACCGCCAAGGTACCGAGCAATGGTTTGTTCCTCGGGCTCTACGATATCGCACTTCATCATGAGATGCTCAAACTCCGCGGTGTATTTCTCTACGGTCAACTCCTCTTGCTTGAAGTTGTAGAGCCGAGAGAAAATATCTTGCTTGTAGCTTGCGGGAAGAAACTTCTTCTTGAGCTCCCGTTTCATCTTTTCCCACGTCACAATCCTCCGTTTTCCTTCACGTTCTCGACGCCTCTTCAAGTTCTCCCACCAAACTGAAGCATGTTTTTCCAATTTGATGGCGACTAACTTCACCTTCTTTTCTTCGGAAATGTTCTTGAAGTCGAAGACTCGTTCAACGATAGCCAACCAATCAATGAAATCTTCTGGGTGCATTTGACCTTCAAAGTCGGGAATGTCGACTTTGACGCCATAATCCTCAAAACGATTCCTCCAGCCAAGTCGAGGAAAAGCTCTTTCAGTGGACAAATCGGAATCTTTGTCATGGAAAGGGTTAACCTCGCCAACATCCAAACCATGACGTGTCTCGTCACGGTTTCTAGCTTGGAGATGCTCAAGTCGCTGTTggagttgttgcacttgcctCTTCAGCTCATCCATCTCGACATCACGAAGGTCACGCTCCGTGGGAGCCACGTTGACGTCAGGTACTCTACGTCGACGGTTCGCCATGGAAAGAACCgtggctttgataccaatcTGATGGCGGtaaggagagaagagaggaccAAGCCC
It includes:
- the LOC116189849 gene encoding uncharacterized protein LOC116189849, with the protein product MANRRRRVPDVNVAPTERDLRDVEMDELKRQVQQLQQRLEHLQARNRDETRHGLDVGEVNPFHDKDSDLSTERAFPRLGWRNRFEDYGVKVDIPDFEGQMHPEDFIDWLAIVERVFDFKNISEEKKVKLVAIKLEKHASVWWENLKRRREREGKRRIVTWEKMKRELKKKFLPASYKQDIFSRLYNFKQEELTVEKYTAEFEHLMMKCDIVEPEEQTIARYLGGLRSEIRNVVQLQPYWTFEDVCKLAIRVEKQSKEKSTHKILGRDGVSNRGSAPTSKSSSTSKASSSKATPAQGGTSRNTSSTISKQCFKCRGFGHIASEYPNRKIISLVEEANDEPVYDTYDDEENEVEQEKVTYGDQGKTLVVQRILKSAHVEDDKWLPHNIFHTRCTSHGKVCTVIIDSGSCENVISTTMVEKLHLKVEPHPDPYKLSWLKKGNDVHVNKRCLVQFSIGTHYKDEIMCDVAPMDACHLLLGRPWLYDRRVIYDGFKNTYSFVKEGVKIILAPCRMDNKSNAVMGEGSFYLSKSQFLQVMDRFSKAYALVLLEENEERGDIPPVVKSLLEEFRDVVPDEIPSGLPPMRDMQHHIGLVPEVAIPSKAAYRMSPKEHEELQCQVDELLHKGLIRESLSPCAVPALLVPKKDGSWRMCIDSRAVNKITIKYRFPIPRLDDLLDQLHGASVFSKIDLRSEYHQIRMHPGDEWKTAFKTRYGLYE